TTATCACGATGGTTGCTGTCAGTGAGGTTGCCGGCGCGGCTTTGGTGCGGCGCGAAAAACTGACGGTCGTCGCAGTGCTGGAAATCGTCCCGCCGAGAATGCCGCCTAAGACAATGCCCGCATTTTTGCCGAAAAATTTATAGACGATATAACCGCCGAGACTGATGCCAACGATGAGCACCACCATATACCAGATTTGTCGCGGATTGATTACCGAAAACCGGTCATAGGTTGCGTCGGGCAACACCGGCAGAATCACCAGTGAAATCAAGGCAAATTGCATGATGGCTTTCAAATCTTCTTCGCCGAGTTTCGCCACCACCGCATGCATCTGATTTTTGAATTGCAACAACACCGCCGCGCCGCCGCCAATGGCAATGGCAATCTCTTTGTGACCGACGGTTAAATAGACGCCGAGCGCAAACATTAAAAGCATGGCAATTTCTGTCGTCAGCCCCGGGTCGAGATGTTCCCCGTCCTCCTTTTTCAAACGAATCAGGTCGCCGATGACAATCGTCGCCGCCATTGCCAAAAAACCCGCAGCGATCACCCAACCGCCAAAGGTCTGGGCAATCAATCCGCAGATGCTGCCGAAAACCGTGATTAGCGGAAAGGTGCGAATCCCCGCGAGCCGCGATTCGACGCGCTCTCGTTGAAGCCCGACGAGCGCGCCAAGCCCAAGGGCGATGCCGAGTTGTAAAAAAACCTGCGCAATGCTCATGTCACTTCTTCAAAGGTGCTTCCATTTGGCAATATTTTCCCAGGGGTCTTTCTCATAAGTTCCCGCTTCATGCATCACGGCAGTGCGGTCTTTGAACCGCACGACCGCGGGCAACGTAGAGTTTTCAAATTCCGACAGATTGCCGAAAAAAATCATCTCGCCGTGGTCTAGCACCATGATTTTAATTTCAGGGGCTTCGACGGGCGCGCCCTGACGAATGACGACCTGCCCACCTTCTGCTGCGGCGTAATGTTCAGCGATATATTTAATTTGATGAAGTTCTTTACTGACCAGAAGCGATGAGATGTGATGAATATCACGGGCGCGAATCACCAAATCCAAAATCATGCGGGCATTGATTGGGTCAAGCCCGGAGGTCGGTTCATCAAAGAGCATAATCGGCGGCCACCCGGCAAGCGCCCGCGCCAATTCCAGTCGCCGGCGCATGCCGATGGACAACTCTTCCGGCAGTTTTTCCATATCGTTTTCGAGTCCGACGAAATGCAAAATTTCAAAGACTGCCCGGTCAACTTCCGCCTCCTGCCAGTTGTGTTCAACCAGTCGATAAGCGGCGTTATCGAAAACCTTCATGCCGGTAAACAAGGTGTCTTCCTGAAAGGCGATGCCCATCAGGTTACTGCGCAATTCGAGCAACTGGTTTTCCGCAAGCTGGTCGATTTCCTGCCCGCCAATAAAAATCTCTCCTTCGTCGGGTTGCAAAAGTCCTATGGCGAGACGCAGCAACACCGATTTCCCGGATGCCGAATTGCCGGTGATAATGATCATCTGATTGCGTTCAAGGTTGAAACTGATGCGGCTCAAAACCCGCTGCTCATCGAAACTCATCGACACATCACTAAAGGCTATCGCAGGGGTCTCGCCTGCGCTGTTGAATGCTTCGCTCATGGAAACCTCCTGAAAATAAGTAAAAAGTAAAAAGTGAAAATTAAAAAGGCAAAATCGAAAATTAAAGAGCAACTTTGTCGTAAACCAACAACGGTAAAAGCAAGGGAATGCCCGACCACGTTTCTTACTTTTTACTTTTACCTTTTTACTTTTTACTTCAGCCAAGGCAATCCGTGTACCTGATGGGTTTGGGTAGTTTCACGCAACCAAGGCGGCAAGTTTACCCATAAAAGCGGCTTTCGCTTCGCAAATTACCCGATTTAATGCGGCATCAATATTGCAGTGAAAAGAAGGATAAATTTTTTGTTGGGAGGATGTGTCTTATGTTGGGAACAGTCATGAAAAAAGAGACGCTCAAAGAGACTGCCATCGAAGAAACGACAGAGAAAAAAGATGGTTTTTTTGCGAAAGCCGTCAATGTCGGCATTCAGGCAGCCAACCTCGGGCACGAAGCCACGCGCCTTAAAGCTAACGTATCGCACGCGGTCACCGACGCCCTCGAAGATAGCAAACGTGAAGCGCGACGCGCCCTCAAACGCGGCGTCAATGCCGCCGAAGATTTAGTGGACGAGACTGCCTATCGCGTCAAACATCATCCGATTCGCTCCATTGCAATTGCCTTTGGCGCAGGAACGATTTTAGGAGTTATAGTTACCAGCATCGGCAAAAAAATTTTGAAAGCCTGATGCGCCTATGACGAAAAAAACGATTGGCATTATTTTTCTGGTAACTCTGGCGCTGTTTGCATTTTATTTCTGTTACATCATTGCCAAGCCGTTTCTGCAACCGATTATTACCGCGCTTGTGCTCGCCATTGCCTTTCATCCGGTGCACATACGCGTGCATAAGCGCGTTCGCAATGCCAATCTGGCGGCGTTGATTTCGACGCTCCTGGTCATTCTGGTGATCATCGTTCCCACCGTATTGCTCGGGGTGGCGATTACCAGAGAACTGACCGACACCTACAAAGCTTTAAGTGAACGAAGCGCCGAA
This DNA window, taken from Acidobacteriota bacterium, encodes the following:
- a CDS encoding DUF4010 domain-containing protein: MSIAQVFLQLGIALGLGALVGLQRERVESRLAGIRTFPLITVFGSICGLIAQTFGGWVIAAGFLAMAATIVIGDLIRLKKEDGEHLDPGLTTEIAMLLMFALGVYLTVGHKEIAIAIGGGAAVLLQFKNQMHAVVAKLGEEDLKAIMQFALISLVILPVLPDATYDRFSVINPRQIWYMVVLIVGISLGGYIVYKFFGKNAGIVLGGILGGTISSTATTVSFSRRTKAAPATSLTATIVIMIASSVVLVRVMLEIAVISLAFFKQAILPLAILLLLLAALSLGLWFWGQKQETEMPPQENPSELKSALFFGLIYALVLFAVAAAKARFGDRGLYIVAALSGLTDVDAITLSTAHLVDGERLDGDTGWKVVLVALLSNLVFKAGAAALLGSRLLLKKLGSFYAVVLVVGILILLMW
- a CDS encoding ATP-binding cassette domain-containing protein, coding for MSEAFNSAGETPAIAFSDVSMSFDEQRVLSRISFNLERNQMIIITGNSASGKSVLLRLAIGLLQPDEGEIFIGGQEIDQLAENQLLELRSNLMGIAFQEDTLFTGMKVFDNAAYRLVEHNWQEAEVDRAVFEILHFVGLENDMEKLPEELSIGMRRRLELARALAGWPPIMLFDEPTSGLDPINARMILDLVIRARDIHHISSLLVSKELHQIKYIAEHYAAAEGGQVVIRQGAPVEAPEIKIMVLDHGEMIFFGNLSEFENSTLPAVVRFKDRTAVMHEAGTYEKDPWENIAKWKHL